Proteins encoded in a region of the Geoanaerobacter pelophilus genome:
- a CDS encoding UDP-N-acetylmuramoyl-tripeptide--D-alanyl-D-alanine ligase yields the protein MPSERLFTASEIAALTSGRLQGSADQQVSGVSTDSRSVQPGELFIPLRGERFDGHDFLAATAAKGITVVLAEESWAVQHALPENVTGILVRDTLRALGDLAAGYRRKFTFPVVAVTGSNGKTTVKEMVAAILTVKGAGLKTSGNLNNLIGLPQMVFKATAEMNWCVLEMGMSEPGEIDRLAEIAEPSIGVITNVFPAHLESMGSLEAVAKAKGELFMRLKPGSYAIYNGDDQLVATLPVPEGVRRISFGMHEGDITAGNIEKLGHDGQRFMLRLPGGAYAVQLRAYGRHNIQNALASAAVAVAAGIAPTEIVAGLERFEPVEKRFRLEELGQVTLIDDSYNANPGSMAAGLVTLSELKGDGRAIAVLGDMLELGSGAMEAHRGVGRLAATCVCKLYLLGRFAETVKVGALDGGMPEESIVVAENHEQLLVDLRGTLQAGDCVLVKGSRGMKMETIAEGIRVWCATPHGKGGN from the coding sequence ATGCCGAGTGAAAGGTTGTTCACGGCAAGTGAAATTGCGGCTTTGACCTCAGGAAGGCTCCAAGGGAGCGCTGACCAGCAGGTATCCGGCGTATCCACGGATTCCCGCAGCGTTCAGCCGGGAGAATTGTTTATTCCGCTTCGAGGAGAGAGGTTTGACGGTCACGATTTCCTGGCTGCAACTGCGGCCAAGGGGATAACGGTAGTGCTTGCCGAGGAATCCTGGGCTGTGCAGCATGCACTCCCGGAAAACGTAACCGGTATTCTGGTTCGCGACACCCTCAGGGCGCTGGGCGATCTGGCCGCCGGTTATCGCCGGAAATTTACTTTCCCGGTGGTTGCTGTGACCGGCAGCAACGGTAAAACCACAGTCAAAGAGATGGTGGCAGCGATTCTTACGGTCAAAGGGGCCGGACTCAAGACTTCAGGCAATCTGAACAACCTTATTGGTCTGCCGCAAATGGTCTTCAAGGCTACAGCCGAGATGAACTGGTGCGTGCTGGAGATGGGGATGAGTGAGCCGGGCGAGATTGACCGCTTGGCCGAAATCGCCGAGCCGTCGATTGGCGTGATTACCAATGTTTTTCCGGCGCACCTGGAGAGCATGGGCAGTCTGGAGGCTGTTGCCAAGGCCAAGGGTGAGCTTTTCATGCGCCTCAAGCCAGGTAGTTATGCGATCTATAATGGTGATGACCAGCTGGTTGCCACTTTGCCGGTGCCGGAAGGAGTCAGGCGGATTTCCTTCGGCATGCATGAAGGTGATATTACTGCCGGCAACATCGAAAAGTTGGGGCACGACGGCCAGCGCTTTATGCTGAGACTGCCGGGCGGAGCATATGCGGTTCAACTCAGGGCGTATGGGCGGCACAATATTCAGAACGCCCTTGCTTCGGCAGCAGTAGCTGTCGCTGCCGGCATCGCCCCAACTGAGATCGTTGCCGGTCTTGAACGTTTTGAACCGGTGGAAAAGCGCTTCCGTCTTGAAGAGCTCGGCCAGGTCACGCTCATTGATGACAGTTACAATGCCAATCCCGGGTCTATGGCAGCCGGGCTGGTAACCCTTTCCGAACTGAAGGGCGACGGTCGTGCCATTGCTGTCCTCGGAGATATGCTTGAGTTGGGCAGCGGCGCGATGGAAGCGCATCGCGGAGTCGGCAGGCTTGCTGCGACCTGTGTCTGCAAGCTTTATCTCTTAGGACGATTTGCTGAAACCGTCAAGGTCGGGGCTTTGGATGGTGGTATGCCGGAAGAATCGATTGTGGTGGCCGAGAATCACGAACAGCTTCTTGTCGATCTCAGAGGGACGCTGCAGGCAGGTGACTGCGTACTGGTCAAAGGGTCGCGGGGCATGAAAATGGAAACCATTGCCGAAGGCATCAGGGTCTGGTGTGCCACTCCTCACGGGAAAGGGGGCAACTGA
- a CDS encoding UDP-N-acetylmuramoyl-L-alanyl-D-glutamate--2,6-diaminopimelate ligase, producing MKLSDLIKAVSPSLAKGVSDQEIQGLYYDSRIVQPGGLFFALKGTVADGHRFIGLAIERGAAAVVVEDRSSVPTGFPFIQVENSRLAMALMASAFYRFPTRDVPLVGITGTNGKTTTSYLIEGIMAANGVKAAVLGTVSYRLGEMVLPASHTTPESTELQSIMRTMIDGGATGVVMEVSSHSLDQRRVDGCQFDVGVFTNLTRDHLDFHGSMESYLSAKLRLFKELLQPTSVKPTRRAVVNLDDEYGAAVARESVCPVITYSISTTGDVHAVEIKSSLEGISGKLVTPAGTIAFSSGLVGQFNLYNILSAVATGYALGFPLATISAGIANHKKVPGRLERVENDLGIGVFVDYAHTGDALENVLQTLSELKTNRILTVFGCGGDRDKGKRPIMGEIAGRLSDLAVITSDNPRTEKPEEIIAQVRAGAAALGIREYDRATLGEGLRDKGFIVVPDRRDAIGLTISLAEPGDIVLLAGKGHEDYQIIGTTKHHFDDREEAAAALSLRGGAQ from the coding sequence ATGAAACTGAGTGACCTGATAAAAGCCGTTTCACCGTCCCTTGCCAAGGGTGTGAGCGACCAAGAGATTCAAGGGCTCTACTACGATTCGAGGATTGTCCAGCCCGGGGGTCTCTTTTTCGCTTTAAAAGGGACAGTTGCTGACGGCCACCGGTTTATCGGCCTGGCGATAGAGCGTGGTGCCGCGGCAGTTGTCGTGGAGGACCGCAGCTCGGTACCGACCGGGTTCCCCTTCATTCAGGTTGAAAATTCCCGCCTTGCCATGGCGCTCATGGCATCGGCCTTTTACCGGTTCCCGACCAGAGATGTTCCGCTCGTCGGAATTACCGGAACCAACGGCAAAACAACGACCAGTTACCTGATTGAAGGGATTATGGCCGCTAACGGGGTGAAGGCAGCTGTGTTGGGCACTGTCAGCTACCGGCTTGGCGAGATGGTGCTGCCTGCGTCGCATACCACTCCGGAATCAACCGAACTCCAGAGTATCATGCGCACCATGATTGATGGCGGCGCTACTGGCGTGGTGATGGAGGTCTCGTCGCATTCTCTTGATCAGCGCCGCGTTGACGGCTGCCAGTTCGATGTGGGGGTGTTCACCAACCTGACCCGGGATCACCTCGATTTTCACGGCAGTATGGAGAGTTATCTCTCCGCAAAACTCAGGCTGTTCAAGGAGCTGTTGCAACCGACGTCAGTCAAGCCGACCAGGCGGGCTGTCGTCAATCTTGACGATGAGTATGGCGCTGCGGTCGCCCGAGAGTCCGTCTGCCCTGTCATTACCTACAGCATCTCAACCACAGGCGATGTGCATGCCGTGGAGATCAAGTCATCGCTTGAGGGGATCAGCGGAAAACTGGTAACCCCTGCCGGGACCATTGCGTTTTCGTCCGGTCTGGTCGGCCAATTCAATTTGTACAATATCCTCTCGGCTGTTGCCACCGGGTATGCACTGGGGTTCCCCTTGGCAACGATCAGCGCCGGTATCGCAAACCACAAGAAGGTGCCTGGCCGCCTGGAGCGCGTGGAAAACGATCTCGGCATCGGTGTTTTCGTGGATTATGCCCATACCGGAGATGCCCTGGAGAATGTCCTGCAGACCCTTTCCGAGTTGAAGACCAACAGGATTTTGACGGTCTTTGGTTGCGGCGGCGACCGCGACAAGGGGAAAAGGCCGATAATGGGCGAGATCGCCGGGCGGCTTTCTGATCTTGCGGTTATTACTTCCGATAATCCGAGGACCGAAAAGCCGGAGGAGATTATTGCTCAGGTCCGGGCCGGAGCAGCGGCCCTGGGCATCAGAGAGTATGATCGTGCAACCCTCGGTGAGGGTTTGCGTGACAAAGGTTTTATCGTTGTGCCTGACCGGCGGGATGCTATTGGTCTCACCATCAGCCTGGCTGAACCGGGCGACATCGTGCTGTTGGCTGGCAAGGGACATGAGGATTACCAGATCATCGGCACGACCAAGCACCATTTTGACGACCGTGAAGAGGCTGCTGCGGCTCTTTCTCTTAGAGGAGGTGCGCAGTAA
- a CDS encoding penicillin-binding protein, protein MRDKKEKWARARIRIIGALFAFFFLVTSSRAFYLQVIKRDQLEKLAERQHQKTVQLTPARGTIFDANNASLAVSIEMESCFAEPRNIEDPRESAVKLAPILGMPQNQLQQKLTGSKGFVWIQRQLAPEVVAKVKALKLDGIGFVKESKRFYPNLEMAASVIGFTGLDPEGLEGIERKYNATILGSTGYMITERDALGRDVALDGAVVQGGSKGQNVTLTLDKNIQYMAEKELAKAVSDSGAKAGTALVMEPQTGRILAMANYPGFNPNVHQKYPLANLRNRAIADSFEPGSTFKVFLLAAAIEEGIVNARDTFDCEMGSFEIGGKTIHDTHKYARISVADILKYSSNIGAAKIGSRLGSERLYRYLKSFGFGEKSGIDLPAETSGNLRNRSQWFPVDLANISFGQGVTASALQIASAVSAVANGGVLMKPYLVEKITDAEGNVVQQIAPQSKARIISPATAKTVTTMMEGVTGDGGTGTNAAVDGYRVAGKTGTAQKVDPVTRGYSIDKRTASFVGFVPSNNPKLTILVIIDEPKTSPYGGVVAAPAFGAIAQQALCYLKVAPDARIKKQKGLEPGIASKKGPVPAAVIDTDYSAEEGEIAGTAQGVLMPEFRGKSMRDVMRSMQKRNLNVRLIGSGRAAEQNPLPGQRIGPRDKVWVKFIPSA, encoded by the coding sequence GTGAGGGATAAAAAAGAGAAATGGGCTAGGGCAAGAATCCGGATTATAGGAGCCCTCTTTGCCTTTTTCTTTCTGGTGACGTCTTCAAGGGCCTTTTATCTTCAAGTCATCAAACGGGATCAGTTGGAAAAGCTGGCAGAGCGGCAACACCAGAAAACAGTGCAATTGACCCCGGCACGAGGGACCATTTTCGATGCTAATAATGCGTCACTCGCGGTATCCATCGAGATGGAGTCTTGCTTTGCCGAGCCGAGGAATATCGAGGACCCACGAGAAAGCGCCGTAAAACTGGCACCGATACTCGGTATGCCCCAGAACCAGCTGCAACAGAAGTTGACCGGGAGCAAGGGGTTTGTCTGGATTCAGCGACAGCTCGCACCCGAGGTGGTCGCTAAGGTCAAGGCTCTCAAGCTTGACGGGATCGGCTTTGTCAAGGAAAGTAAGAGGTTTTATCCAAACCTGGAGATGGCGGCAAGCGTCATTGGTTTTACCGGGCTTGACCCTGAAGGGCTGGAGGGGATTGAGCGGAAATACAACGCAACGATCCTCGGAAGCACCGGCTATATGATAACGGAACGCGATGCCCTTGGCAGGGACGTTGCTTTGGATGGAGCAGTAGTGCAGGGAGGGTCCAAGGGGCAGAACGTAACCCTTACCCTGGACAAGAATATCCAGTACATGGCTGAAAAAGAGCTGGCCAAGGCCGTAAGCGACAGTGGCGCGAAAGCCGGCACTGCCTTGGTAATGGAACCGCAAACCGGAAGGATATTGGCTATGGCAAACTATCCGGGGTTCAATCCGAACGTGCATCAAAAATATCCCCTTGCGAACCTGCGCAACAGGGCCATTGCGGATAGCTTTGAGCCGGGCTCGACATTCAAGGTGTTCCTGCTCGCCGCAGCAATCGAGGAAGGGATAGTCAATGCCCGTGACACATTTGACTGCGAAATGGGGTCTTTTGAAATAGGCGGCAAAACCATTCATGATACCCATAAATACGCGAGAATTTCAGTAGCAGATATCCTCAAGTACTCCAGCAATATCGGTGCAGCCAAGATCGGGTCCAGGCTTGGCTCGGAACGGCTGTATCGCTATTTGAAATCATTTGGTTTCGGAGAGAAAAGCGGTATCGATCTCCCTGCAGAAACCAGCGGCAATCTTAGAAATCGCAGCCAGTGGTTTCCGGTAGATCTCGCCAACATCTCTTTTGGCCAGGGTGTTACTGCTTCAGCATTGCAGATCGCGTCAGCTGTTTCCGCCGTCGCCAATGGCGGTGTGCTGATGAAGCCATATCTGGTTGAAAAAATTACCGATGCCGAGGGCAATGTCGTGCAGCAGATTGCTCCCCAGTCCAAGGCACGCATAATCTCCCCGGCAACGGCAAAAACGGTTACGACCATGATGGAAGGGGTTACCGGTGACGGCGGAACCGGAACCAACGCGGCAGTAGACGGTTATCGCGTTGCCGGAAAGACCGGTACTGCCCAAAAGGTAGACCCGGTAACCAGAGGTTATTCGATCGATAAGCGGACGGCGTCATTTGTCGGATTTGTGCCGTCAAACAACCCTAAGCTCACCATACTGGTCATTATCGATGAGCCAAAAACCAGCCCGTACGGAGGAGTCGTTGCTGCCCCGGCATTCGGAGCCATAGCGCAGCAGGCACTCTGTTACCTCAAAGTTGCACCTGATGCCCGAATCAAAAAGCAAAAGGGTTTGGAGCCGGGAATCGCTTCGAAAAAGGGGCCGGTGCCTGCAGCTGTTATTGATACTGACTATTCTGCCGAAGAAGGAGAGATTGCCGGGACTGCGCAAGGAGTGCTGATGCCGGAGTTTCGCGGGAAAAGCATGCGTGATGTCATGCGCAGCATGCAAAAGAGAAATCTGAACGTGCGTCTTATCGGAAGCGGCAGGGCTGCGGAGCAGAATCCGTTGCCTGGCCAAAGGATAGGGCCGAGAGACAAGGTATGGGTAAAGTTTATTCCTTCAGCATAA
- the ftsL gene encoding cell division protein FtsL: MSNTKTAYGRVIAPRRLEAVFEGKREEYLPTLLVILAILTTVSIFHVWSRVKVVDLSLQLGESRKQIKEMQQEQSKLKLEVASLKTPARIEAVAHQELGLSLPTNQQVVQVR, encoded by the coding sequence ATGTCAAACACAAAAACCGCATACGGCAGGGTAATAGCCCCACGGCGGCTGGAAGCGGTATTCGAAGGGAAGCGCGAGGAGTATCTGCCGACCCTTTTGGTGATCCTGGCCATACTTACTACGGTGTCGATATTCCATGTTTGGTCACGGGTTAAGGTGGTAGACCTGAGTCTCCAGCTGGGAGAGAGCAGAAAGCAGATCAAAGAGATGCAGCAGGAGCAGAGCAAGCTCAAGCTGGAAGTCGCCTCCTTAAAGACCCCTGCCAGGATTGAGGCGGTTGCGCACCAGGAGCTGGGTCTGTCGTTGCCAACAAATCAACAGGTGGTGCAGGTGCGGTGA
- the rsmH gene encoding 16S rRNA (cytosine(1402)-N(4))-methyltransferase RsmH yields MAFRHVSVMPEEVTRFLAPRPGGIYVDGTLGGGGHSRLILELSSPSGRLIGFDQDQEALAAAKSILATYGNRASFVGRNVSAIASVMTELGIEAIDGLLLDLGVSSHQLDTAERGFSFQQDAALDMRMDRSASLTAAELVNSSSEDELTRVIRDYGEERWARQIARRIIAARLESPLETTGQLAELVSRAIPRKAWEERIHPATRTFQAIRIAVNDELGSLQRCLQDTVPLLKSGGRIAVISFHSLEDRIVKQFFRDKATGCRCPKDLPVCACGGTPVLKVLTSRPVLASKDEIAANPRSRSAKLRVAEKC; encoded by the coding sequence GTGGCATTCCGGCATGTATCGGTAATGCCGGAAGAGGTGACCAGGTTTCTGGCTCCTCGACCTGGCGGCATTTATGTAGACGGCACTTTGGGTGGCGGCGGCCATTCCAGGTTGATACTGGAACTATCGTCTCCTTCAGGCAGATTGATCGGTTTCGATCAGGATCAAGAGGCCCTGGCAGCTGCGAAGTCGATCCTGGCAACGTACGGAAACAGGGCCAGTTTTGTCGGACGCAACGTGTCGGCCATAGCTTCGGTAATGACCGAGTTGGGTATAGAGGCTATCGACGGACTGCTGCTTGATCTCGGCGTGTCATCGCATCAGTTGGATACCGCAGAGCGAGGGTTCAGTTTTCAGCAGGACGCTGCGCTGGACATGAGAATGGATCGCTCGGCATCGTTGACAGCCGCTGAGTTGGTAAACAGCTCATCGGAAGATGAGCTGACAAGGGTTATCCGGGATTACGGCGAGGAACGCTGGGCAAGGCAGATTGCCCGGCGAATCATTGCCGCACGACTCGAATCTCCTCTTGAAACAACGGGACAGTTGGCAGAACTGGTGAGCCGGGCAATCCCCCGAAAAGCTTGGGAGGAGCGAATTCACCCGGCAACGAGGACATTCCAGGCTATTCGGATTGCCGTCAATGACGAGTTGGGAAGCCTGCAACGATGTCTGCAGGATACGGTCCCGCTCCTCAAAAGCGGTGGAAGGATCGCGGTCATCTCCTTTCATTCCCTAGAGGACAGGATCGTGAAGCAGTTTTTTAGAGATAAGGCTACTGGCTGCCGCTGTCCGAAAGATCTCCCGGTTTGCGCCTGTGGCGGAACACCGGTACTGAAGGTTTTGACCAGCAGGCCTGTTTTGGCTTCTAAGGACGAGATCGCAGCAAACCCGCGTTCCCGCAGCGCCAAGCTCAGGGTTGCAGAGAAATGCTGA